One genomic window of Pseudomonadales bacterium includes the following:
- the nth gene encoding endonuclease III has protein sequence MLKKERCEFILSKLNELYPDTPIPLDHKDPYTLLVAVLLSAQCTDERVNQVTPQLFSLADNPFDMSQVTVEAIYDVIRPCGLAPQKSKAILGLSRILVDQYAGEVPEDMALLEKLPGVGHKTASVVMSQAFGHPAFPVDTHIHRLAQRWGLTSGKNVTQTEKDLKRLFPKESWNKLHLQIIYYGREYCSARGCDGRICEICTTCYPNRKTPFKAKKA, from the coding sequence ATGCTCAAAAAAGAACGGTGTGAATTTATTCTCAGCAAGCTCAACGAGCTTTATCCGGACACCCCTATTCCATTGGATCACAAAGACCCATACACCCTGCTCGTTGCGGTATTGTTGTCGGCCCAGTGTACGGACGAGCGAGTGAATCAGGTTACCCCTCAGCTGTTCAGTCTGGCAGATAATCCGTTCGATATGAGTCAAGTCACCGTCGAGGCCATCTATGACGTTATTCGACCCTGCGGGCTTGCACCACAGAAATCCAAAGCTATCTTGGGCCTGTCCCGCATACTGGTTGACCAATACGCTGGCGAAGTACCCGAAGATATGGCACTACTGGAGAAACTGCCTGGTGTCGGCCATAAAACCGCCAGCGTGGTGATGTCCCAGGCATTCGGTCACCCAGCCTTCCCGGTAGACACTCATATCCACCGATTGGCCCAGCGCTGGGGGCTAACCAGCGGCAAAAATGTCACCCAAACTGAAAAAGATTTAAAGCGCCTTTTCCCGAAAGAAAGCTGGAATAAATTACATCTGCAAATTATTTATTACGGCCGGGAGTATTGTTCTGCCAGAGGCTGTGACGGTCGCATTTGCGAAATTTGCACCACCTGTTACCCCAACAGAAAAACCCCGTTCAAGGCAAAAAAAGCCTGA